TATCTTGTCGTTGCACCACACGGAAAAGCCGGAACATGAAGAGGTGTGTGAATTTCGCCCATACATGTGCCCTTGCCCAGGAGCATCCTGCAAGTGGCAAGGATCATTGGAGGCAGTTATGCCTCATCTCATGCATACGCACAAAAGCATTACAACTCTGCAAGGGGAGGACATAGTATTTCTGGCAACTGACATCAACCTTCCTGGTGCTGTGGATTGGGTTATGATGCAGTCCTGCTTTGGTCACCACTTCATGCTGGTGCTTGAGAAACAAGAGAAGTACGAAGGCCACCAGCAATTTTTTGCTATTGTTCTTCTAATAGGCACACGTAAGCAAGCCGAAAACTTTGCCTACAGATTAGAACTGAATGGAAACCGCAGACGCCTCACATGGGAGGCCACTCCAAGGTCAATCCATGATGGGGTTGCAGCAGCAATCATGAATAGCGATTGCTTAGTTTTTGACACCTCCATAGCTCATCTTTTTGCAGATCATGGGAACCTGGGTATTAATGTTACGATCTCAATGTGCTGAATTGCATTGTTATAATACAGCAGTGTACATGTAACAATGGAATGTTTTTTCATTGAGGATACAGTAGGCAGAAGAATGCAGTTCTATATACT
This portion of the Scyliorhinus torazame isolate Kashiwa2021f chromosome 5, sScyTor2.1, whole genome shotgun sequence genome encodes:
- the siah2l gene encoding E3 ubiquitin-protein ligase Siah2, whose protein sequence is MSRPSSAGGGKTGKHTATAAAVAAAAAAAAAGGGGSGNPAIAAAAAVAAAAAAAAAAGGGSTPPQSELTSLFECPVCFDYVLPPILQCQAGHLVCNQCRQKLSCCPTCRGPLTPSIRNLAMEKVASTIPFPCKYASAGCILSLHHTEKPEHEEVCEFRPYMCPCPGASCKWQGSLEAVMPHLMHTHKSITTLQGEDIVFLATDINLPGAVDWVMMQSCFGHHFMLVLEKQEKYEGHQQFFAIVLLIGTRKQAENFAYRLELNGNRRRLTWEATPRSIHDGVAAAIMNSDCLVFDTSIAHLFADHGNLGINVTISMC